From the genome of Anopheles moucheti chromosome 3, idAnoMoucSN_F20_07, whole genome shotgun sequence, one region includes:
- the LOC128305018 gene encoding germinal-center associated nuclear protein isoform X4 produces the protein MNEFIRGTCEEMCPKAEIDLRIREKIVHFFETDIARPGVPDRERMVKEFSRSAADRRQPKPWEIRTPSMLLETVHYLVTIVLPDSRRPYYQRFEFIFDRMRAIRQEMVIQNLSAGEVLPILEPIVRFLCYSAYRLCESPIAEFDPKICAQHLQECLKKVLRCYEEIDQANTAVPDSNRFEMERLYLSFNIGSLEATQSAITRYGASEPKLRLHITTQLQCHRGNYFGAMQNMFKFAPLEAAVASLQLPWFRRQILQQFSIAYQSRVQTVPLEWLESILHYEGSERTCLLDDCRHYNLQLAHRDNEQRSGDGNRNWTVKFEKAQFDAQRSA, from the exons ATGAATGAATTCATTCGTGGAACATGTGAAGAAATGTGCCCCAAAGCTGAGATCGACTT ACGAATCCGGGAGAAAATAGTTCATTTCTTCGAAACCGATATCGCGCGACCAGGTGTTCCGGATCGGGAGCGAATGGTTAAAGAGTTCTCCCGGTCAGCAGCCGATCGAAGACAACCAAAACCATGGGAGATACGAACGCCCAGCATGTTGCTAGAAACTGTTCACTACTTGGTGACAAT AGTGCTACCCGATTCCCGGCGTCCGTATTATCAACGATTTGAATTTATCTTTGATCGCATGCGTGCCATCCGACAGGAAATggtcatacaaaatctgtctGCGGGCGAAGTGTTACCGATTCTAGAGCCGATCGTACGATTCCTTTGTTATAGTGCCTACCGTCTTTGTGAATCTCCGATCGCTGAATTCGATCCAAAAATTTGTGCCCAACACTTACAGGAGTGTTTGAAGAAAGTACTTCGTTGCTACGAGGAAATTGACCAAGCAAACACTGCGGTCCCTGATTCAAACCGTTTTGAAATGGAACGTTTGTATCTTTCCTTCAACATTGGCAGTCTAGAAGCAACACAATCGGCCATTACACGATATGGTGCTAGCGAACCGAAGCTACGGCTTCACATTACCACCCAGCTGCAGTGCCACCGCGGAAACTATTTCGGTGCGATGCAAAACATGTTTAAGTTTGCTCCACTAGAAGCTGCCGTCGCATCGTTACAGCTTCCCTGGTTCAGGCGTCAGATTCTGCAACAGTTCTCTATCGCGTACCAAAGCCGCGTGCAAACGGTACCGCTCGAATGGTTGGAAAGCATACTCCATTACGAGGGCAGCGAGCGCACGTGCCTGCTGGACGACTGCCGTCACTATAACCTTCAGCTAGCGCACAGAGACAATGAGCAgcggtccggagacggcaacCGTAACTGGACGGTGAAATTCGAGAAGGCTCAGTTCGATGCTCAACGATCCGCG TAA
- the LOC128305020 gene encoding leucine-rich melanocyte differentiation-associated protein-like isoform X2 codes for MQAISYNERDSSRSNDFDQNGERLSLAYEQLSQIPRKIAEKFSRTTTILDLSYNEIKDLSFLTHFRQLNTLILDKNVQPDERTLPTLPNLELLWLNHCDINNLQNWIYRIRECCPSLKYLSLMGNPGATSSFNGNSTLEHNDYRLFVISILPQLRYLDDSEVTPAQRTQAKNFKQSYNLNQGPYNIFETVGRRQQPVLLPGALAPASTETPAPSTTATTAITTTKPAPQISNPQKKHRKRRGGGTQSENS; via the exons ATGCAAGCCATCAGTTACAATGAGCG TGACTCAAGTCGATCCAATGATTTTGATCAGAACGGCGAGCGGCTTTCGTTGGCCTATGAACAATTGTCTCAGATCCCGCGCAAAATCGCCGAGAAGTTCTCTCGCACGACGACTATCTTGGATTTGAGTTACAACGAGATCAA GGACTTATCCTTCTTGACACACTTCCGGCAGCTGAACACGCTCATCTTGGACAAAAACGTACAGCCGGACGAGCGGACATTACCTACACTTCCCAACCTGGAGCTTCTATGGCTCAACCACTGTGATATCAATAACCTACAGAACTGGATCTACCGCATCCGAGAATGTTGTCCATCGCTGAAGTACCTATCGCTGATGGGTAACCCGGGAGCAACCTCCTCCTTCAACGGTAACTCTACCCTAGAACACAACGACTACCGGTTGTTCGTGATCAGTATTCTGCCACAGTTACGCTACCTGGACGATAGCGAAGTGACGCCAGCTCAACGAACGCAGGCgaaaaacttcaaacaaaGCTACAACCTTAATCAAGGACCTTACAACATCTTCGAGACAGTAGGACGTCGCCAGCAGCCAGTACTTCTACCAGGTGCACTTGCTCCTGCGTCAACGGAAACCCCAGCACCTTCGACAACGGCCACAACGGCTATAACAACGACCAAACCAGCTCCTCAAATTTCCAATCCACAGAAGAAGCATCGAAAACGTCGTGGCGGCGGCACACAGTCGGAGAATTCGTAA
- the LOC128305018 gene encoding germinal-center associated nuclear protein isoform X2 — MNSFVEHVKKCAPKLRSTCGRIREKIVHFFETDIARPGVPDRERMVKEFSRSAADRRQPKPWEIRTPSMLLETVHYLVTIVLPDSRRPYYQRFEFIFDRMRAIRQEMVIQNLSAGEVLPILEPIVRFLCYSAYRLCESPIAEFDPKICAQHLQECLKKVLRCYEEIDQANTAVPDSNRFEMERLYLSFNIGSLEATQSAITRYGASEPKLRLHITTQLQCHRGNYFGAMQNMFKFAPLEAAVASLQLPWFRRQILQQFSIAYQSRVQTVPLEWLESILHYEGSERTCLLDDCRHYNLQLAHRDNEQRSGDGNRNWTVKFEKAQFDAQRSAIRARKVSPIEDVLERCRNISRMLLDGVYE, encoded by the exons ATGAATTCATTCGTGGAACATGTGAAGAAATGTGCCCCAAAGCTGAGATCGACTTGTGG ACGAATCCGGGAGAAAATAGTTCATTTCTTCGAAACCGATATCGCGCGACCAGGTGTTCCGGATCGGGAGCGAATGGTTAAAGAGTTCTCCCGGTCAGCAGCCGATCGAAGACAACCAAAACCATGGGAGATACGAACGCCCAGCATGTTGCTAGAAACTGTTCACTACTTGGTGACAAT AGTGCTACCCGATTCCCGGCGTCCGTATTATCAACGATTTGAATTTATCTTTGATCGCATGCGTGCCATCCGACAGGAAATggtcatacaaaatctgtctGCGGGCGAAGTGTTACCGATTCTAGAGCCGATCGTACGATTCCTTTGTTATAGTGCCTACCGTCTTTGTGAATCTCCGATCGCTGAATTCGATCCAAAAATTTGTGCCCAACACTTACAGGAGTGTTTGAAGAAAGTACTTCGTTGCTACGAGGAAATTGACCAAGCAAACACTGCGGTCCCTGATTCAAACCGTTTTGAAATGGAACGTTTGTATCTTTCCTTCAACATTGGCAGTCTAGAAGCAACACAATCGGCCATTACACGATATGGTGCTAGCGAACCGAAGCTACGGCTTCACATTACCACCCAGCTGCAGTGCCACCGCGGAAACTATTTCGGTGCGATGCAAAACATGTTTAAGTTTGCTCCACTAGAAGCTGCCGTCGCATCGTTACAGCTTCCCTGGTTCAGGCGTCAGATTCTGCAACAGTTCTCTATCGCGTACCAAAGCCGCGTGCAAACGGTACCGCTCGAATGGTTGGAAAGCATACTCCATTACGAGGGCAGCGAGCGCACGTGCCTGCTGGACGACTGCCGTCACTATAACCTTCAGCTAGCGCACAGAGACAATGAGCAgcggtccggagacggcaacCGTAACTGGACGGTGAAATTCGAGAAGGCTCAGTTCGATGCTCAACGATCCGCG ATCCGAGCACGAAAAGTTTCTCCCATCGAGGATGTATTAGAACGTTGCCGAAATATTTCGAGGATGTTGCTTGACGGGGTTTACGAATAG
- the LOC128305026 gene encoding uncharacterized protein LOC128305026: MTISAIPPQEPVWCLDRRDSGHLFWRRESSKVKFRYDVEVLEFTKDPYEDQLLITDSEMNRTKQQQAGAVSNMIVVCVTCVAAIAVTVVLPWFLIGSA; this comes from the exons ATGACTATCTCAG CAATTCCACCACAAGAACCCGTCTGGTGTTTGGACCGGCGGGACTCGGGCCATCTGTTCTGGCGCCGGGAGTCATCAAAGGTGAAGTTCCGGTACGATGTGGAGGTACTAGAGTTCACCAAAGATCCGTACGAAGATCAGCTACTGATCACCGACAGTGAGATGAATCGGacgaagcagcagcaagcggGGGCCGTATCGAACATGATCGTCGTGTGTGTGACGTGTGTTGCGGCCATTGCCGTCACCGTGGTGTTACCGTGGTTTCTGATCGGATCGGCTTAG
- the LOC128305025 gene encoding protein G12-like, protein MKFFILLALFGAAFGQNLRAEVDQLLPFLNMDEVRTIYQRYVQTDAQVGEIWSFLQSGETDAAWRVLISTPELQEISAWTEVRGVSIRDYLNGIAAMLGLTPITRSANAKSPASRSWNAMMDEIRAVTNLEGAEALARTFIANPASEFGELYRMTQARRSGFTALLTNPDVTRFSAQLRAFGVDVDQIITRFQNFFGWN, encoded by the coding sequence ATGAAATTCTTCATCCTGCTGGCCTTGTTCGGTGCTGCCTTCGGGCAGAACCTGCGCGCTGAGGTTGATCAGCTGCTCCCCTTCCTGAACATGGATGAGGTGCGCACGATCTACCAACGCTACGTGCAGACCGACGCCCAGGTCGGCGAGATCTGGAGCTTCCTGCAGTCGGGTGAGACCGATGCTGCCTGGCGTGTGCTGATCAGCACTCCGGAGCTGCAGGAGATCAGCGCCTGGACGGAAGTCCGTGGCGTTAGCATCCGCGACTACCTGAACGGCATTGCCGCCATGCTCGGTCTGACCCCGATCACCCGCTCGGCCAACGCCAAGTCGCCGGCCTCCCGCTCCTGGAACGCGATGATGGACGAGATCCGCGCCGTCACCAACCTGGAGGGCGCCGAGGCTCTGGCCCGCACTTTCATCGCCAACCCGGCCAGCGAGTTCGGTGAGCTGTACCGCATGACCCAGGCCCGTCGTTCTGGCTTCACCGCTCTCCTCACGAACCCAGATGTCACCCGTTTCTCCGCTCAGCTGCGCGCCTTCGGCGTCGACGTTGATCAGATCATCACCCGCTTCCAAAACTTCTTCGGCTGGAACTAA
- the LOC128305009 gene encoding uncharacterized protein LOC128305009: MGNQPTKHTTAKPKKAVHWKSAEPPAPPGKPALVPGSPSSAPDIVTIRWSRPTTDGGSPILGYVVEQRRTGSPHWVRTCPSLVQQTEVSLSGLEPGWRYQFRVMAENIVGRSESSELSDPLTVTLQRNAISAPRFVHELFDATAVENEKVEFRVQVVGTPAPQISWFKDGFEIYSSRRARIITEADVSVLVIHQTALTDEGEIKCAATNRAGHTVTRCHLTIDAFPKIRLPRQYEDGLLIEAEEVVRMKVGLAGRPPPSVEWSHNGEPLENDSRHEIVTTDKNSTLKISSTKRADRGEYHIRALNKLGEENAFFLVTVTARPEPPGRVTVAISYGKTATLSWSAPEDDGGCKIGNYIVEYYRVGWDVWLKAATCRQLTATLSDLIEGSQYRFRVKAENPYGLSDPSEESDVLFVPDPRRGITDATKMQQQPSTLPRKRRDHSQSPLREPTSKPKKAFTPEPYGRDEIMREMSYGTPLDLGVGHGYTSGASPVPALVITEPAPLAEPESESESIGPTASVDRAPVANMPSSLKAMQKFSKEPSPLSLKLSDRDLSSNGNSSDPMGSGSVSGAEHQTNQQPSQKAAIHNSSEFMLVLYNEQEAKKSTPGCADGLVQSGPVPSGVEKTPWFRWKFQKDRYFIERLLTRRGYPGAVSRMSFRCSRTGSGKVFDPARRRIFSILLGNSTFDFELDELVAPPPPLSLSAPELNVEPPPAPTMRVGVSSTELLYERAMARFYQAVAYEESENQRKEAEQEQANRRRQAVAQEQPPEEKSNLVTTTSVSNRLADRRSSLRKRLSGDKESIVKQSSFEQDQVMSQSQNLSQQQQHSHSTLTEETIAEEPSQGVEQIESFTSLPIGYSEGEESVSSSMNSMIEELKRREQQQKLLEQQVLVLPKRRGFMDDDETDEEPYHPGGERMRSPYQNPDPSQAIEILTKPMPLPDPNFVPKPILKRPSTEILAKAEQTASRQSNTNLQVVTPPSPKQPTPEREKSPVKIPSPPQKTEEKQQPLEPQEETHPGEYPLAQKQPPEGQEIERAIVSEAVRQRRLESRQNSIEESRAVADFYSDMVQQIESSKKPRKLPLYMSPDEVRRLNEREYSRNSSRAGSRSPLPLEDMHLLRGRTSRSPSLSTDHPIVVQRGNKPARESKILRQRSASIESDATARPPSVARDTMGSPVPLREEENGRVSRPAEKKRGPISGSAVRNRSRSNSAIRASAQSTGASKVSSPTAAPLPNTNSRSIAHKQPTPEPEPPKAKPLVAAPEPIEPEPKIAVVLEQEDIKPTVSYLTDVALFVIACWLYLFKNPKLAIPVILLIMYRHIREAIKDKIPAWMRRTEVTS; encoded by the exons ATGGGAAATCAGCCTACTAAACACACGACAGCGAAACCCAAGAAAGCGGTGCACTGGAAGTCAGCAG aaccaccagcaccacctgGAAAGCCGGCACTCGTTCCAGGATCACCATCTTCCGCACCTGATATCGTAACCATCCGTTGGAGTCGTCCGACCACTGATGGAGGCTCACCAATTCTCGGGTACGTGGTGGAACAGAGACGGACCGGTTCACCGCACTGGGTCCGAACCTGTCCATCGCTTGTGCAGCAAACAGAAGTGTCATTGAGCGGCCTAGAGCCAGGCTGGCGTTATCAGTTCCGCGTGATGGCAGAAAACATTGTCGGACGATCAGAGAGTAGCGAGTTATCCGACCCGCTAACTGTAACGCTGCAGCGAAATGCCATCTCGGCTCCACGGTTCGTTCACGAGCTCTTCGATGCGACCGCCGTCGAGAACGAAAAGGTAGAGTTTCGTGTGCAGGTGGTTGGCACACCAGCGCCCCAAATCAGTTGGTTTAAGGATGGGTTCGAGATCTACAGCAGTCGGCGGGCGAGAATCATCACCGAGGCAGACGTCAGCGTGCTTGTCATACATCAAACAGCGCTAACAGACGAGGGTGAGATAAAGTGCGCGGCTACGAACCGTGCTGGTCACACCGTAACCCGTTGCCATCTTACAATCGACGCGTTTCCGAAAATACGTCTGCCACGTCAGTACGAAGATGGGCTGCTTATTGAGGCGGAAGAGGTCGTTCGTATGAAGGTGGGCCTAGCAGGACGTCCGCCACCGTCCGTAGAGTGGAGCCACAACGGAGAGCCATTGGAGAATGATAGCCGGCACGAGATCGTGACCACGGATAAGAACTCTACACTCAAGATTAGTAGCACCAAGCGAGCCGATCGTGGAGAATACCACATACGTGCCCTCAACAAGTTGGGCGAAGAAAATGCTTTCTTCCTGGTAACGGTTACAGCTCGACCAGAGCCTCCCGGACGTGTTACGGTAGCCATCTCGTATGGTAAAACCGCCACACTAAGCTGGTCCGCACCGGAAGACgatggcggatgcaagatCGGTAACTACATCGTTGAGTACTATCGCGTTGGCTGGGATGTGTGGCTTAAGGCGGCCACCTGCCGTCAGCTGACAGCCACTTTGAGCGATCTAATCGAAGGCTCCCAATATCGGTTTCGTGTAAAGGCAGAAAATCCGTACGGATTGAGTGACCCAAGTGAAGAATCGGACGTGCTTTTTGTCCCTGATCCGCGACGAGGTATTACCGACGCTacaaaaatgcaacaacaaccatccaCCTTGCCACGCAAACGACGAGATCATTCTCAGTCGCCCCTTCGCGAACCGACCTCCAAGCCCAAGAAAGCTTTCACGCCGGAACCATACGGTCGGGACGAAATCATGCGCGAGATGTCCTACGGCACTCCGCTGGATCTTGGAGTGGGGCATGGTTACACTAGTGGGGCCTCTCCAGTTCCTGCCTTAGTCATCACGGAACCAGCCCCTCTAGCCGAACCAGAATCTGAGTCGGAATCTATCGGTCCCACAGCGAGTGTGGATCGTGCGCCTGTTGCGAATATGCCATCATCCCTCAAGGCAATGCAGAAGTTCTCCAAAGAACCGAGCCCACTATCGTTGAAACTGTCGGATCGGGATCTATCTTCCAACGGTAATAGCTCCGATCCGATGGGGTCTGGCTCTGTAAGCGGCGCCGAgcaccaaaccaaccaacagcCAAGCCAGAAAGCGGCCATCCACAACAGCTCAGAGTTCATGTTGGTCCTCTACAACGAGCAGGAAGCGAAGAAATCCACAC CAGGCTGTGCCGATGGGTTAGTACAATCTGGACCAGTACCGTCGGGTGTTGAGAAAACACCTTGGTTTCGCTGGAAATTTCAGAAGGATAGGTACTTCATCGAAAGACTTCTTACGCGACGAGGTTACCCAGGTGCGGTATCACGCATGTCCTTTCGATGCTCCCGGACCGGCTCCGGTAAGGTGTTCGACCCTGCTCGTAGACGAATCTTCAGCATACTGCTAG GTAATTCTACCTTCGACTTTGAGTTGGATGAGCTGGTGGCTCCTCCACCGCCCCTTTCACTATCTGCGCCGGAGCTCAACGTGGAACCTCCACCCGCACCGACCATGCGTGTTGGTGTGAGTTCGACGGAATTGCTGTACGAGCGAGCTATGGCACGCTTCTATCAAGCCGTGGCGTACGAGGAATCGGAAAATCAGCGTAAGGAAGCCGAACAGGAACAGGCCAACCGACGCCGTCAAGCAGTGGCTCAAGAGCAACCACCTGAAGAGAAGAGTAATCTTGTTACCACCACATCAGTCAGCAATCGGCTGGCCGACCGTAGAAGCAGCCTGCGCAAACGACTCTCGGGAGATAAGGAGTCAATCGTGAAGCAGTCCAGCTTCGAACAGGATCAAGTAATGTCACAATCACAAAACCTatcccagcaacaacagcattcACATTCCACACTAACCGAGGAAACGATCGCCGAAGAACCGTCGCAAGGTGTGGAGCAGATAGAATCCTTTACCTCCCTACCGATTGGATACTCCGAAGGGGAGGAGTCCGTCTCGTCCTCGATGAACTCGATGATTGAGGAGCTCAAAAGACgtgaacagcagcaaaaacttCTCGAACAGCAGGTGCTCGTCTTACCGAAAAGACGCGGCTTTATGGATGACGATGAAACAGACGAAGAACCTTACCATCCTGGTGGAGAGCGTATGCGTTCACCGTACCAGAACCCCGATCCGAGCCAGGCAATAGAAATCCTCACTAAACCGATGCCCTTGCCggatccaaactttgtaccaAAGCCCATTCTCAAACGCCCATCCACCGAGATACTGGCAAaggcagaacaaactgctagtAGACAATCGAACACCAATCTGCAAGTTGTTACACCTCCATCACCAAAGCAACCGACTCCTGAACGGGAGAAATCGCCGGTGAAAATACCTTCTCCACCTcaaaaaacggaagaaaagcaacaaccaTTAGAACCACAGGAAGAAACACATCCTGGGGAGTATCCTCTTGCACAGAAACAACCTCCAGAGGGGCAGGAGATCGAGCGTGCGATCGTCTCCGAAGCGGTTCGTCAGCGCCGACTCGAATCTCGTCAGAACTCCATCGAAGAGTCCCGTGCTGTGGCCGACTTCTACAGCGATATGGTGCAGCAGATCGAGAGCTCGAAGAAACCTCGTAAACTGCCGCTTTATATGAGCCCGGACGAGGTACGGCGGTTGAACGAACGTGAGTACTCGCGAAATTCTTCACGAGCTGGCTCACGATCGCCACTACCGCTGGAAGATATGCATCTTCTGCGCGGACGTACTTCCCGGTCACCTTCACTATCTACGGATCATCCGATAGTTGTGCAGCGCGGTAATAAACCAGCCCGGGAAAGCAAAATCTTGCGGCAACGATCAGCTTCCATTGAAAGTGATGCTACCGCTAGACCGCCGTCCGTTGCGAGAGACACTATGGGCAGTCCAGTGCCGCTTCGGGAAGAAGAAAATGGACGGGTTAGTAGACCAGCGGAGAAGAAACGTGGTCCAATATCTGGTTCTGCTGTTAGAAATCGTTCAAGATCGAATTCGGCCATAAGGGCGAGCGCTCAGAGTACGGGAGCTTCGAAAGTGTCATCACCAACAGCTGCTCCTTTGCCGAACACTAACTCCCGCAGCATCGCGCACAAGCAACCGACTCCAGAGCCGGAACCTCCAAAAGCCAAACCTCTCGTGGCCGCCCCAGAACCGATCGAGCCGGAACCAAAGATTGCGGTCGTCCTAGAGCAGGAAGATATTAAGCCTACCGTTTCCTACCTGACAGATGTGGCACTGTTCGTGATTGCTTGTTGGTTATATTTGTTCAAGAACCCGAAGCTAGCAATCCCGGTCATCCTGCTGATCATGTATCGACACATCCGGGAAGCGATCAAGGACAAGATTCCTGCCTGGATGCGACGAACCGAGGTGACCAGCTGA
- the LOC128305020 gene encoding leucine-rich melanocyte differentiation-associated protein-like isoform X1: protein MQAISYNERFFIDNYSTMDEDDELYLSYDWSSDAMSIKSAGSDSSRSNDFDQNGERLSLAYEQLSQIPRKIAEKFSRTTTILDLSYNEIKDLSFLTHFRQLNTLILDKNVQPDERTLPTLPNLELLWLNHCDINNLQNWIYRIRECCPSLKYLSLMGNPGATSSFNGNSTLEHNDYRLFVISILPQLRYLDDSEVTPAQRTQAKNFKQSYNLNQGPYNIFETVGRRQQPVLLPGALAPASTETPAPSTTATTAITTTKPAPQISNPQKKHRKRRGGGTQSENS from the exons ATGCAAGCCATCAGTTACAATGAGCG ATTTTTCATCGACAATTATTCCACTAtggacgaggacgatgagctGTATCTGAGCTATGACTGGTCATCAGACGCAATGTCTATTAAAAGCGCCGGAAG TGACTCAAGTCGATCCAATGATTTTGATCAGAACGGCGAGCGGCTTTCGTTGGCCTATGAACAATTGTCTCAGATCCCGCGCAAAATCGCCGAGAAGTTCTCTCGCACGACGACTATCTTGGATTTGAGTTACAACGAGATCAA GGACTTATCCTTCTTGACACACTTCCGGCAGCTGAACACGCTCATCTTGGACAAAAACGTACAGCCGGACGAGCGGACATTACCTACACTTCCCAACCTGGAGCTTCTATGGCTCAACCACTGTGATATCAATAACCTACAGAACTGGATCTACCGCATCCGAGAATGTTGTCCATCGCTGAAGTACCTATCGCTGATGGGTAACCCGGGAGCAACCTCCTCCTTCAACGGTAACTCTACCCTAGAACACAACGACTACCGGTTGTTCGTGATCAGTATTCTGCCACAGTTACGCTACCTGGACGATAGCGAAGTGACGCCAGCTCAACGAACGCAGGCgaaaaacttcaaacaaaGCTACAACCTTAATCAAGGACCTTACAACATCTTCGAGACAGTAGGACGTCGCCAGCAGCCAGTACTTCTACCAGGTGCACTTGCTCCTGCGTCAACGGAAACCCCAGCACCTTCGACAACGGCCACAACGGCTATAACAACGACCAAACCAGCTCCTCAAATTTCCAATCCACAGAAGAAGCATCGAAAACGTCGTGGCGGCGGCACACAGTCGGAGAATTCGTAA
- the LOC128305018 gene encoding germinal-center associated nuclear protein isoform X1: MNEFIRGTCEEMCPKAEIDLRIREKIVHFFETDIARPGVPDRERMVKEFSRSAADRRQPKPWEIRTPSMLLETVHYLVTIVLPDSRRPYYQRFEFIFDRMRAIRQEMVIQNLSAGEVLPILEPIVRFLCYSAYRLCESPIAEFDPKICAQHLQECLKKVLRCYEEIDQANTAVPDSNRFEMERLYLSFNIGSLEATQSAITRYGASEPKLRLHITTQLQCHRGNYFGAMQNMFKFAPLEAAVASLQLPWFRRQILQQFSIAYQSRVQTVPLEWLESILHYEGSERTCLLDDCRHYNLQLAHRDNEQRSGDGNRNWTVKFEKAQFDAQRSAIRARKVSPIEDVLERCRNISRMLLDGVYE, encoded by the exons ATGAATGAATTCATTCGTGGAACATGTGAAGAAATGTGCCCCAAAGCTGAGATCGACTT ACGAATCCGGGAGAAAATAGTTCATTTCTTCGAAACCGATATCGCGCGACCAGGTGTTCCGGATCGGGAGCGAATGGTTAAAGAGTTCTCCCGGTCAGCAGCCGATCGAAGACAACCAAAACCATGGGAGATACGAACGCCCAGCATGTTGCTAGAAACTGTTCACTACTTGGTGACAAT AGTGCTACCCGATTCCCGGCGTCCGTATTATCAACGATTTGAATTTATCTTTGATCGCATGCGTGCCATCCGACAGGAAATggtcatacaaaatctgtctGCGGGCGAAGTGTTACCGATTCTAGAGCCGATCGTACGATTCCTTTGTTATAGTGCCTACCGTCTTTGTGAATCTCCGATCGCTGAATTCGATCCAAAAATTTGTGCCCAACACTTACAGGAGTGTTTGAAGAAAGTACTTCGTTGCTACGAGGAAATTGACCAAGCAAACACTGCGGTCCCTGATTCAAACCGTTTTGAAATGGAACGTTTGTATCTTTCCTTCAACATTGGCAGTCTAGAAGCAACACAATCGGCCATTACACGATATGGTGCTAGCGAACCGAAGCTACGGCTTCACATTACCACCCAGCTGCAGTGCCACCGCGGAAACTATTTCGGTGCGATGCAAAACATGTTTAAGTTTGCTCCACTAGAAGCTGCCGTCGCATCGTTACAGCTTCCCTGGTTCAGGCGTCAGATTCTGCAACAGTTCTCTATCGCGTACCAAAGCCGCGTGCAAACGGTACCGCTCGAATGGTTGGAAAGCATACTCCATTACGAGGGCAGCGAGCGCACGTGCCTGCTGGACGACTGCCGTCACTATAACCTTCAGCTAGCGCACAGAGACAATGAGCAgcggtccggagacggcaacCGTAACTGGACGGTGAAATTCGAGAAGGCTCAGTTCGATGCTCAACGATCCGCG ATCCGAGCACGAAAAGTTTCTCCCATCGAGGATGTATTAGAACGTTGCCGAAATATTTCGAGGATGTTGCTTGACGGGGTTTACGAATAG
- the LOC128305018 gene encoding germinal-center associated nuclear protein isoform X3 codes for MNEFIRGTCEEMCPKAEIDLRIREKIVHFFETDIARPGVPDRERMVKEFSRSAADRRQPKPWEIRTPSMLLETVHYLVTIVLPDSRRPYYQRFEFIFDRMRAIRQEMVIQNLSAGEVLPILEPIVRFLCYSAYRLCESPIAEFDPKICAQHLQECLKKVLRCYEEIDQANTAVPDSNRFEMERLYLSFNIGSLEATQSAITRYGASEPKLRLHITTQLQCHRGNYFGAMQNMFKFAPLEAAVASLQLPWFRRQILQQFSIAYQSRVQTVPLEWLESILHYEGSERTCLLDDCRHYNLQLAHRDNEQRSGDGNRNWTVKFEKAQFDAQRSAGL; via the exons ATGAATGAATTCATTCGTGGAACATGTGAAGAAATGTGCCCCAAAGCTGAGATCGACTT ACGAATCCGGGAGAAAATAGTTCATTTCTTCGAAACCGATATCGCGCGACCAGGTGTTCCGGATCGGGAGCGAATGGTTAAAGAGTTCTCCCGGTCAGCAGCCGATCGAAGACAACCAAAACCATGGGAGATACGAACGCCCAGCATGTTGCTAGAAACTGTTCACTACTTGGTGACAAT AGTGCTACCCGATTCCCGGCGTCCGTATTATCAACGATTTGAATTTATCTTTGATCGCATGCGTGCCATCCGACAGGAAATggtcatacaaaatctgtctGCGGGCGAAGTGTTACCGATTCTAGAGCCGATCGTACGATTCCTTTGTTATAGTGCCTACCGTCTTTGTGAATCTCCGATCGCTGAATTCGATCCAAAAATTTGTGCCCAACACTTACAGGAGTGTTTGAAGAAAGTACTTCGTTGCTACGAGGAAATTGACCAAGCAAACACTGCGGTCCCTGATTCAAACCGTTTTGAAATGGAACGTTTGTATCTTTCCTTCAACATTGGCAGTCTAGAAGCAACACAATCGGCCATTACACGATATGGTGCTAGCGAACCGAAGCTACGGCTTCACATTACCACCCAGCTGCAGTGCCACCGCGGAAACTATTTCGGTGCGATGCAAAACATGTTTAAGTTTGCTCCACTAGAAGCTGCCGTCGCATCGTTACAGCTTCCCTGGTTCAGGCGTCAGATTCTGCAACAGTTCTCTATCGCGTACCAAAGCCGCGTGCAAACGGTACCGCTCGAATGGTTGGAAAGCATACTCCATTACGAGGGCAGCGAGCGCACGTGCCTGCTGGACGACTGCCGTCACTATAACCTTCAGCTAGCGCACAGAGACAATGAGCAgcggtccggagacggcaacCGTAACTGGACGGTGAAATTCGAGAAGGCTCAGTTCGATGCTCAACGATCCGCG